In Clupea harengus chromosome 23, Ch_v2.0.2, whole genome shotgun sequence, the sequence ATCTGTGGTAGGTTCTTGCGCTAGAACTAGGCTTGGTACCTGGTCCTGTTTCGCACGTGATGGGGAACTGCTCTAGAGATGGCCTCTCTTCTGCACCATAGAATTTGGTGTCATGGACCCACCAGTAGGGCCTTTCACCAAAGAGAACCCTGAAGATGGAAAGAGCAATAAACAGTAAAAGTtgcatataatatataatttgaTATGTTGCATAATTGCATGTATTTCGAAAACAACTTAATTCTACGTAACAAATGCTCTTGTTAATAACTgcaatttgtatttttttactTGTATACAGTTACACAAGCATGGTAGGGGAAGTACATTGTGGTTCTCTTTTCATTCCTGCCATTTTGAGTGTGCAGTAGCTTGCATTACATAATGTTTTTTAGTCAGACATATTCCTCTGCTGCAACTTACCACTTGAGGACAAGGTTGAGCCAGTCCCCAATGACAGCAACCCAGATGAGCTTGATGCCCACCCTCTTGTTCAGGTGGAACCAGACAGGGAAGAAGACGAAGAATGCCGTGTGCAGGTCAGCCACTGAGGAGGCCAGTTGGAACCAGCTCTCGTACGGCTTGTACGTCGTTTGGAGGTGAACTGCAAGGCTCACCCCCCAGCTGTGAAGAAGATCCATGGCAAGAGGCACCCAGGGGAGTTTTGTTGCCGGAAAACACCCCAGAAATGGTGGTCTTGTTGTGGGCTTTGACTGCTGCTGAGATTGGGTGAAGATGGGACTCTGGAGCCAACCAGCAGTACTTCACCTTTCACAAGTCTCACACCTCTGTGCATTCCCCCCTCAGGACTTTATTCATACCAGATCATTCAGGTACCCCCCCCACACTTGAGtgtgttgacctttgacccctgggTTGGGGGCCAGAACTGATAAAGTCAGGAGGTGGTGTAGAGATTGGCTGACCAGCCTCAATGTGACGTCAGTTTGAGGGGAGAGATCAAAGATTATTTTCTAGACCCGGAGGCCATGTTTATTCATGTGCTTCTTGCACAGGTAGGACCTTTTTCACCTCTAATAATTTAGTTTAATTACACACTTACCTTTAAGAGTGTAAGCCCTATCCTTTGAAATCCTGTCCTCTCAGACTTGTTACACTTCTTGATTAGAAGATCTGGATAAGGCTTTAATTTGACATCCAATACATCAAAATACATGTAGCAAGACTTGATGGAGTACTTTATTGATTCCCAAGGGGAAAATGCAGTGTTGTAGCAGTAGTTAACACAAgtcaaaaaaatacacaaacattacaCAAGGCACATATTGAGGTAGGtataaaacacaacatttgTGTCTGAGAATTGTATTCTGAGAATCTTcaacaccagttctcagccaacgactctgcctctgtctggaaagggctGATTACCAATTGtaagcctagagccccccacTCGACTAACGACTCACGCCTGGCCAACAACTTGAATGAGTTTTACTGTCGCTTTGATGGACAATGGGACAGTCCTGACACCATCCCCCGTGACACCAccctccagccccagcccatCAACTGCACCTACCCCACCACAGCAAAGGCCTGCGCCTTCTCAcaactgcccacctcagagccccctccctcctccccctccacagtgacgactctctccatcctggagAGGGACGTCAACAGTCTATTCAAGAGACAGAAACCCTGCAAAgcagccgggccagactctgtctctccatcaatcctgaagcactgtgctgatcagctgtctccggtgttcacagacatttttaacaccttACTGGAGACAGACCACGTACCAGCCTGTCCCCAAAAAAACTAAGATCACTAGACTCAATGATTACAGacccgtcgccctgacctctgtggttatgaaggcatttgagcgccttgtgctgcttcacctcaaagccaccactgaccctctactggatcccctgcagtttgcctaaaGAGCCAACAggtccacccacccccatcaccctgagtcgacactgcagagtccttccgcttcctgggcaccatcatctcccaggacctcaagtgggagctgacaatcagctccctcaccaaaagagctcaacagaggatgtacttcctgcggcagctgaagaagttcaacctgccaaagacaatgatggtgcacttctacacctgcatcatcctcacagtccatcctcacctcctgcatcaccatctggtactctgctgccactgccaatgacaaaggcagactgcagcgtatcatccgttctgctgagaaggtgattggctgcaatctgccatctctacaggacctgttcgcctctaggaccctgaggcgggcaggtaagattgtggccaatccttcccacccgggtcacaaactcttcgcGGTCCTtgcctccggcaggaggctacggtccatcaggaccaaaacctcacgccacaaaaccatcTTGATCCCGGCTGCAGTtagccttattaacaaggcccgggacccccacctgacttggactcttatcccgcccccacacctcaagtctgtgttatgttaacacacactacattgcacattcacttttgcactcctgccctgcattttgcattttacttttCTAATTTACTATTTTATAtaaatttttttatatatattgtatcctgcatatattgtgtttttatcttttctcatgtgtagtacttagtgtgtttttatgttttatgttatgtgtagtacttattgtgtttgtatgttttatgttcactgtatgcacctatacaccagagcaaattccaggtaggtgtaagcctacttggcaataaatactattctgagtctgattctgatttaaaatatatttaagaCTTCCTAAGCACCCCAAGTGTATTTCATGTACAATTCAAGAGGCTGCTGACATAAAGGACGTGCAACGATTTGATCACTATATTTCTAACGGTGGCTGAAAAGAGTGAATCCATTGCTTTTGCAGTTTTTCAGATCAGACAGCACACAATTATTGAGAGAGGACAAAACAACTAGCCTATCAAACAACGTGAGACTAAATGCCTGGACTAGCAGACAACAGCACAGATATATGTATTTCAAACACAGACAATATGCCAATAGGACCATATGTAGTACATTGAGTATATTGCTAAGCAATCTTGAAAGGCCATCTTCCTTTGTGGCTTTATGGATGTTTATCTTTTGCATCTCCTGAATAAGGCGTAGAACACATAATGATTGATTCAGTTATGTAACTACAGTACATACATGCAGTGCACGTGTAATTATGCCTGAAATTTCAGAAAAGGGGTTACGTAACGTATTGTCTGGTGGAACAGGCCTAATGAAGATAGCTTACTGTTAGCCTACTGTTATCTGCTTGCTTTGATGTGGGTTTACGGGTCAAACTGATTTGATGTACAATTAAATCTCACATCATGTTGCATGTGAACACAGATGATATTTTTGGTTGTCTATAAAATATTTTGGACAACGTGTGATTAAACCAATTTCATTTACAAAAATTCTGATTTGTGAAGACACCACCTGCATTATTCCACCATGACATTTGCACAATTGTTGTTTAAACTGTACAAGGCAACCGATCATTGGCGTCCTCTGACCATTCATTGATagccttcacatagcctcagTGGGCGGTAAGTACAATTATTTATCACCTAGAAGTTGCTGATACAATTGAATGACAGATAAAGTAGGCAATTGTTTGTGCTTGTAGTTTTGGATTAATACTACAAATGACAACAATACTACAAAtctattttattaatttttcttttttttgggatATGGTCCTGTCAACTTGTTCTGACATCTCCTAGACCTTCACAGCTCCTGttttgcaaaacaaaaaaattactgATGTTTGACTATGAATATGAAACAAACATTATCGGGCATGCACAGCATAAATGTGCAACTGTTTTACAGTTTCGTTAATATGTTATTGTTATGTTTCCTAATTTCAGCTAGGTCACATATCTGCATAATGTGTTCAAAGGAtgctaaaatatatatatataaagtaatatcatatttctgtgtatatttgtaGCAGGGTAGGCCCACTCAATCATTCgttatgctcaaaatgatcTATGTAATCAGAGTGGTTACAATCAATGATATGATATTCCATTTAAGTTCTATTTACTCTATTTCATTCCATTCAAATTCTATTTACTGTACTTTCATCACATTCAAGTTATATTTACCTGAATAAAGATCAGATCTGGCAGTCCaactcatgtttttttgttgttagaagaagaaaaaggtgCATTGGGTATAAAAATGGGTCAAGTTTGCTGAAATGGCCTCTAAGATCTCCTCCTGTGGCTTACGTCAAGTTAAAACGATGACAAATTAACACCGGCGCTTCTATATCAGTTCCCTCATGAACTTGTTTGTGTAGTCTCACTcaccccgccccccaacacacacacacacacacacacctcaagtgtttttttttattgcatgtGCAGGGTCCAAAGACCATTAGCAACATGCGTTCAGGTAGTGGTCCTCGGCTATAAAAACAAGTCATAGGTGGATTCGGGATACCAGTGTTCTATCCCTCAAGGAAGCAACAAGAtaacttttttcccctcccctggCAGCAGAGTGTGGAAACCGTCATGACGACCCTCGTGGATGCCATGCATGGCTATGGGGTGCACACCACCGAGTACCTGCAGACCAACTACAAGGACGCCCAGGGATTGTTCCTGTGGGTGTCCTTCGCCGTGGACCTGAGGAACAccttcttcgtcttcttccctctctggtTCCACCTCAGAGAGTCCGTCGGCATCAAACTCATCTGGGTAGCTGTCATCGGAGATTGGCTTAACTTGGTCTTCAAATGGTGAGGGCAACTAAAAACCGCGAGTAACCGCTTAATTACTGTAATATTTTAGTTGTGTTAACATTCCAATAATATTTTCTctagaaaatatattttaaaatgcatATTTCTACAATTTTTTTAGCATATTTTCATGAATTTTAATCCATTTTAAATTATGGTTGTATTTagttatttacatatatatttttctacTTATTGTGCTATTATTTGTAAAGAATTATATTACTAATCCAAGAAATTTAGATTTTAGTTACAATGCATTGGTCCTCTGCATTAATCTTAAAGCTGTCCTTCTCTATTTAAAGCGTTAATCTTAAAGCcttgctcctctgtctgtttttttcttatcACTGCTGGAATATGTGCTGTTTGTACCTGacttgtttgtctttctctgcctgtaGGATTCTGTTTGGAGAGCGGCCGTACTGGTGGGTGCATGAGACGAGCTACTTCAGCGCCGACACAAAGCCACACATCGAGCAGTACCCCATGACCTGTGAGACCGGCCCAGGTGTGTGCCCGCAGtagtctcctgtctctctctctctttctctctctctctctcattcgaattctctctctctctctctctcattctcattctctctcattctatctttctctatgtctctgttctgtctgtctgtatctctctctccaattgtgtctatctctctatgtctctgcctatctctctatctgtgcctttctctctatttctgtctctctgctctgaaaTGTTCCTTGCATGCTCTCCATTTCAACAGTTTGAGTgtgaaaagcaaacacacagctaTGGACTGTTTCTGCACAGTTCAGCACTCTTTGACCTAACTTTAGCATCTTTTACGTGATAGTCATTTGAACTGAAAAATATCCCTGACGTTCTCCAAAGAATGattgttagtttgttttggcagtGTGTTCACCTTTATCTTGACCATTACCGTGGCAACCATTACTTTTCTGTCACGTCTGAGCACAGGACATTAGTAAGTCTTTAGTCACCTGGACAGCACTGTCTGAAGGATGTGTTTATACTAACAATGGATGTGCTCCCCACAGGAAGTCCATCAGGTCATGCCATGGGAGCAGCTGGAGTCTACTACGCCATGGTCACCTCTATCCTCGCCTTCATGCTCaacaagaagaggaagagatcaTCCACCAAGGGCATGTGAGTCTACCGCAGTCTTTTAGCGTAATTAGTCCCTCAGATCTTTTGCTGAAAATGAAACGTGTGAAACATATACATTTGATCTTAGAGATCTGAACCACCAACTGGGCAACAAGATATACTAACTGCTCAACAAAACCAATCCAAACTGATctaataacatttaaaaatatatatatatgggtgcGAAGAGGGCTTGTCAACATCTCAAAAAGGACATCATCGGGGTCGGTCAGCCATAGCGCAGCGTTAGCACATCACACCATCTAGTGCCCACACGGGTTGCGTCCGGCCTGAAGCCCAATTTCCACTTGCCTCCTGTTTACTCTCCACTGCTCTATTGATAAAAAGGCTAGCAAAGTTACCCCCATGGTTCACAGTCGCTCACTCTCCCCTGCTCTGTGATCTGTAGGTACCTGCGTGGGGCGCTGTGGACCTTCTTCTGGGCCGTGcaggtgtgcgtgtgcctcTCCAGGGTCTTCATCGCCGCTCACTTCCCTCACCAAGTCGTGGCTGGAGTCTTCACAGGTGAGCCACagcactgaaaatgaactattaGTATTCAGAAATATCAGCGGCAACACTGAGACTATATGCGTGTCCCTTTAGGGAAGTTAAATGTCAGTTTTTATTTGAGACGAGCAACAAACATGAACACGTTAAATGAACGCCATATTCAGTCAGTCCTACTCTTAGTTTTAGAAATCCACCATATATATTGTATGAAATGCTTGATATGACCTTGCCGTGACTGTAACATAGCAGTAGAATCTACATGAAGTAGAGTAGAACATAAAGTAACATCCAGAAAGAATCTAAAGAGAATTCTACATAAAATAGAATGTGACAGTAGAACTGACCGTACATTCCGTCACTCGTAGGCATTGCTGTGGCTGAGGCCTTTAACCGCGTGCAGTGGATCTACAGCGCCAGCCTGAAGAAGTACTTTGGCATCACACTTTTCCTCACCTCCTTCGCCGTGGGCTTCTACCTGCTGCTGAGGGCCCTGGGTGTGGACCTGCTGTGGACCCTGGAAAAGGCCCAGCACTGGTGTGTCAACCCTGCCTGGGTGCACATGGACAGCACGCCCTTCGCCGGCCTCATGCGCAACATGGGCACCTTTTTCGGCCTGGGTCTGGGCCTGCACTCGCCCCTCTACACCGAGGCCAAGAAGAACAGTGGCACCACCTACAGGGCCGGATGTATCATTGCatccctgctcctgctgcaTCTGTTTGACTCCATCAAGCCCCCAACCCACACAGCCGCCCTCTACTACCTGCTCTCCTTCTGCAAGAGCGCCACCGTTCCCCTGGCAACCGTCAGCATCATCCCTTACTGTGTCTCGGGGCTGATGAGCATGCAGAGCAAGAAGCAGCTCTAAGCTCTATGGGAAACCATGGCAACAAGGGACTGCTCCAGATCACATTGTCAAGGCAGTGTTCACCGGtgcttcacatttacatttacatttagcagacgcttttatccaaagcaacgtacaagggacaGAATACTTCACATTCCATATACATCATATCCAGAACGTTAAACAAAACAGCTATATATATTaagaaatatgtatttattaaacaacTTTTTTCTCTAAACATACAGTGACTGTTAAGGATAATGGCTGAGGGCATTAAGATAGCTCTTGCTAAAGAATGTACTGTTGAAGCCAAAGCAGGCTATTGAAGGACTATTTTAAGTCCAGTAGATGATTTCACGTAATTAGATTACATGTGTTCATTTTAGTgttttattgtacaatgatGGGTTTGGCATCTAAGCccaacattttaaatgtaaaagATCAATATGGAAGGTtaatattttttgtaaatgctgTTTCtgtaaaattatatttttgaaaTCCCTTCAGGCTATTtgtaataaaatatttttaaatactAATACTGTGCACCATGCTCTGGTTTATaggtacctctctctctcacacacacacacacacacacacacacacacacacacacacacacacacacacacacacacacacacacacacacacacacactaccctggGATAAGAGACATCTGTTTTTCCTGACTATTTGTACTTCTGTAGCAGAGGCCAATTCACGAGGCTGTCACAATTTTCATTAAGACAGATTTTAATAATCACTATATACAATTTCACATTTGATCATGTAAGTTCTGCTACACATTATCAGATGAACAAAATCCATATTAACATTTTAGACACCCTCAGACATTGGACATACGATTATACATATTggacacataaaaaaaaaaatgagtgccTCCAATCAACTAGAGAAGTGCCTTTTTTCCCTGTGGATGATTTTGGTACTGACAGTCAcctgtgtgcatctgtctgtctgtctgtctgtctgttggagAGGTCACAAGGGAAGTTGCTGAACATACCAGCTGGtattcctcttctttcctcacctctcctcgtctcttctacgttttttttaatgcaatttCTTCCTCCTCAGTTCCTCTCTTTGTCCCTTCTTCTgcagtcctcctctcctctcctctcgtctcttctcttcctcctctcatccttccTCCTACCCGCTCTTGGCCTGGCTGCAGTGATCCCGCAGTAGGTTCTCCACCTCGGCCCTCTTGGCCAGGGACCCAGCCTTCCCCTGCAGCCGTCCGTTCTTCCCAGCCCCCTTCCCCTCCAGGAGCTCCAGCACTCTGCAGAGGGCACATTGACACggggacacatggacacatggtCACATTGACACAGGGACACTAAGTCATCAACATGGCCTCCGACTGCTAAAGAGTCTAGCATTAGCTAGCTTAGAGAATCCGACTTCTACTTCTctaacaaaaaaactaaaactaaagattaaactaaaaattaaagTTACCGTCcacgattctggtgaaaggtaaTTGACATTTGAGTACAGCAGCCAATAAAATTACACCCGCCCtttcatgctcctgaagcaacgtgttttTTGGCTCGAGTAGTGTATGGCTTGGTCTAAGCCACTTTGTTTACtacccatttacagagccaggattgTGTACAAATATCAGAGTTTTtggcgcacacacagaacagacagctagaggaatcGTGAGCAATTccctgaatttgacaaaaaaaatttaCTGGAATAGAATTGTTAACTGCACTGACTGGGAGTCTAGCCCTGACTAGCATTGAGAACCCAACTTCTACTGATATACAACCTAGAAATGAAGGACTCTGAGCAGTTCCCCCATGTGAGACTATATATAGGCCATCTCCTATCCACAAAGGAGAAACTGATGAACTACTGGTTAAACTCCACCACCAAGTGACACAATTGAGTAGTACACCATTTCAGAGCCATGCTGTGCGTCGACGTGCAGCACAGAGACGCCGCGTTGTTTCTTACCGCTTTCCCATGCTGTCTACGACAGAAGTGGGGGCGGCTAAAAGGAACATTCCGGCGCCCTTTTCCTCTCCCACCGTCAGGAAGATGGTAGTGTGCTGGGCAACAGGGCAGATTAGAGATTAAGAGATTAAAACACAAATTACAAACGCATTAAATGCTACTTTTCCAAACACAGACTACCTTCATCCTTAGTATACTTAAATGTGCAGAATTATCCAAATCAAACCTGAAAAGGCGCTTTACTTTTCAGACTGGTGGGATATCTAGGTTTTATACAGTACTGTTATTTGACTGACTGGCTCGCTGCTTTTGTGAAATTCCCCCACTGTCTCGTTAGAAGTTGCCAGCCTTGTTGTAAATGTAATcaatcagggtttttttttcactttctcctGGCTAGTGTGTCTTATGGCCAAGATCTTTACTACTGTTCATTCAAACTCAAAATGTTGTTGGGGGTGGCAAAAGTGTATTATAACaaatgtataatatattttttttacctcaaAGCCTATTTCATTGGCAATGGTGTTCATGAACTCATTGTCCCCATCCTTActaaagaaaacagaaagattATATTAGAGTCTGGAAAGATAGAGAAACAGTCTCCATGAGGAATATATTATGTTCACACAGAACAGAATAAATACTGGACTGGAAACTGTCGCCTACTTGTATAAACTGAAGAAATTGCCTCTTTCCGGATTGTTCTTGAAACTTTGCGCAATGAGAACCGCCATATCTCTGAGAAGAGTAACGTTGCTCTGCATAGAAGTACAAAGGAACAAAGTTACTCATTGCACAGACAAGCTGTAATGATTCTGGATATGGTTCCAGATATTGATCATGTCATTAATTGTGGagctgccactgtgtgtgtgtgtgtgtgtgtgtgtatatataaaagCAAATGTACATGAAACCACTAGCTTGTGACAAAATGCCTtgtgatacaaaaaaaatagataATTTATCAAAACCTCAATGATTACACATCACAACGCATTATGACATTCAAAGACACTGGCAGACTTATAAACTGCCATCTTGTGAGAAATAGGATCATTAATCGTACCTTCTGCAGGCGTTTGACGGTCTTCTGGAGCTTGTCCACTGCTTCAACGTGCTCCTCTGACCCTGTCCtgacacagcagcatgggaAAGGTCAATCTCACTGTGGCCTATACTGACTAGGAGGGTCTTCTACTGACTAACAAATCAAGGTCTCACaaatccctctctgtgtgtagacACACCGCTCCATTCTACTGCATACATGCAAAATGagtgagagatatagagatagagagatacagagagagagagtaagacacaaagagaaagagagagaaagagagagaaagagagagagtgtgagtgagtgagtgagtgagtgagtgagtatgtgagtgagtgtgtgtgtgtgtgtctctgtgtgtgtgagggggagttGTGATTGTTCCAGTGCTACTCACTTCAAGAGGCCCACCAGTGATTTCTCAATGCTGTGGCTTTTCTCTGCGTACTTTAGGACTCGACTCCCAGCCAAGAAGATCAAGTTTGTTTTgctcttcttccctttctctgttcCCAGAATCTTAATCACCTACAACAACAAGGGCAACCAAAGGACTTTAAGACACCGACAGAGCTCTATGTGACAAAAATCTGATGACAACCATCACTGATGGACAACACAGGTCATGTCATGGATTTCCATTAACAAATCCTTTAAAATATGTCTATTTTATTAGCGTAGCTGTGTTGGCGAGGGGTGACCCATAAGGGTGAGGGCGGAGACCTGTAGGTGGCTGAGGTTGGACACATGAGTTCCACAGCACATGTTGGTGTCCACGCCTTCAATGTCGATGATCCTGATTGGGCCAGCAAGGTCGTCTGGGAGACCGCGACTCCTTATctattcacacgcacacatacacacacacaaggcctcaTGAAGAGTTCCTGAACATTCATCACATATTGACCACTTTCCATAAGTGAGGCAGGATTGAAAGAGGCTACTTCATACAATATGGGCACTGAACAGAACTACAAAAGGCAAGCATCTTCTACTAC encodes:
- the LOC105891226 gene encoding glucose-6-phosphatase catalytic subunit 1 is translated as MTTLVDAMHGYGVHTTEYLQTNYKDAQGLFLWVSFAVDLRNTFFVFFPLWFHLRESVGIKLIWVAVIGDWLNLVFKWILFGERPYWWVHETSYFSADTKPHIEQYPMTCETGPGSPSGHAMGAAGVYYAMVTSILAFMLNKKRKRSSTKGMYLRGALWTFFWAVQVCVCLSRVFIAAHFPHQVVAGVFTGIAVAEAFNRVQWIYSASLKKYFGITLFLTSFAVGFYLLLRALGVDLLWTLEKAQHWCVNPAWVHMDSTPFAGLMRNMGTFFGLGLGLHSPLYTEAKKNSGTTYRAGCIIASLLLLHLFDSIKPPTHTAALYYLLSFCKSATVPLATVSIIPYCVSGLMSMQSKKQL
- the aarsd1 gene encoding alanyl-tRNA editing protein Aarsd1, which encodes MAFQCQRDCYMQEFSTSVVSCSEAEVQLENNGKKVKVKGYNVKLKDTILFPEGGGQPDDRGTIGGVSVLRVLRQGPEAVHFVDAPLEEGQEVQLKVDWERRFDHMQQHSGQHLVTAVAETMFGYKTTSWELGRQRSSIEMDTPTVKPGEMEALEAAVNQRIRDHIPVTVQLLSIDDPALEKIRSRGLPDDLAGPIRIIDIEGVDTNMCCGTHVSNLSHLQVIKILGTEKGKKSKTNLIFLAGSRVLKYAEKSHSIEKSLVGLLKTGSEEHVEAVDKLQKTVKRLQKSNVTLLRDMAVLIAQSFKNNPERGNFFSLYNKDGDNEFMNTIANEIGFEHTTIFLTVGEEKGAGMFLLAAPTSVVDSMGKRVLELLEGKGAGKNGRLQGKAGSLAKRAEVENLLRDHCSQAKSG